Below is a genomic region from Numenius arquata chromosome 8, bNumArq3.hap1.1, whole genome shotgun sequence.
GCATAGCTTTAGGACTTATTAAGGAGATTAAAATAGATCTAAAACTATCTAGTTTCAGAGTTACAGGACAACTGTtgatcagaattttttttctcttcttcttcttctctatATGATTTGAACAGTCATTATTTACTCATTTAGCTAGAAACCAAGAGCTATCAACCACAGAGATATACAATCTCTAGTTGAGCTATTAGTGTTACGGAGCGATAAGAAAATAGCACTTTGGTTTTTAAATCTGAGTTCTGACAtacaaaacagacaagaaaatacttctgaaagaGTACCCCAGCATGCTTCCTCAACTAAAACCTTAATATTAAAGTGAAATACATTGCTTTAGTTCAGGAACCTTCTCTTCACAAGACATTTATTTCCATATTAAAGGACCTAATTTTCCTCCCACAGAAACCTGCTCTCGATTGCAGCCCTTAATTTcaagattataaaataaaatacttctctTTGTTCAGAGTTTATATTAATGTATGCTCTCCATTTTGCTTTGTACATAAGGAGTTCGACAGCTGTACAGATGCACATgcccaaaccaaaataaactgaCTCACCCTACATGTCATATTTAAAACATTAGTATTTTCTCTCCATACCCCATGCCTAAGTTATTTAAGGTAAGTTCAGTTACTTAAAGGTGTCCTTGCAGGGGTGGGGAACGTCCGCTAttagaatgaaaagaaattgaTCTTCATTTAGCTCTAACAAAGCTTATTAGTAATTGTTGAGTATTCACCTTCTGGTCTGGCAGTAGTGGATTACTCTGAAGTGAATTCAAATGGCCATTGATGAGAGCTGTAGGTCTATCATGTTCACAAAATAAACTGCCATTGATGTAGTGAAACCGATCTCCAGGGACCAGACGATTCCGGCAGGTAGAGCatgtaaaacactgaaaaaggaaagagacagcAAGTGAAACTACAGCACAAATTAAGTATGCTGCAGGTTTGAAAATTACACTTCAGAGACTGTGAGTAGAGTTGAGATATGGAGCTGCTTGGTTTCTAGTATCTCCAAATATGGCATTAGTCTTACCTGTTGGGACTATGCAGTACATAACTCAAGTATAGTTTTACCGATTACGAGGGAACAAAGCTACACACTAAGGGAAGCATTATAACATATAGTCATATTTCTAGTTATTGTTTTGCATTTCCTCCATAAGCAGATGCAGATTTTTATACTAAAGAAGCAGGGCAGTACTAAtcagctactaaaaaaaaaaagtacatagaaAAACCCCCTCACCTTAAGATGATAGACGTTGCCCTGCGCCCTCATGACCAGCTCGCTAGCAGGAATGGACTGTCCACAGGCACTGCAAGCACCACTATTTCCAAATAACCTGAAACAGAGGTGATGATCATGAATAATTTAATGCACAGGAGGCTCTAAGCATTTTTGCGCATCATCGCAATGGTTTATTACACAACTATTTTAGACTTCTGACCCCTGTCTTCCAACTCGCTTACGtgtcttaaaatgaaaaagtatatttttgtgTACCAACTGGTAGCTTCACCCTACCTTGGATGCGGTTACACAGGATTTAATCAGAAATATTGACTTACACCTCTAGAAACACAAACAATTCTGTACTACACACATTTTATCAGATTACTGggttcatcataaaaaaaaagatacaattcATGACTGGAGTTTAAATGCATTGTGTCCTTGAAATTATATGAAGAACTCTTTTGTACTTTAATCATATCTTGAGATATGAGTCATCAAAAGGGTTAAGAGGATTTGATTGTATATCTAAgaagacatcatgctcagtgtattgAAACTCCAGTAAACCTCCATCAGTGCAGAGTTTCCATTAGAAACTCTCTGCTATCCAGGTTGATATATAATGTGTATGGGTTAACCTTTTCAATCATGGTGTCAACACTTTAGATTTGCCTCTGCTCATCTCTTTCATCCtaaccttctctctctcttgatAATGAAATGCTTGCTCCAACTTCCCTCTATCTGCTCCTGAGTCCACAATTTAGATTACTTCATCTCTGCTAGCAACAAACTGAATGAAATTTCGATTTGAGCAGAAAGTAATTTACCGGGATCTGGACCCATTTGTCATCATATCTCTCTGGGTGTTTGCTGTATCACTGCAGTTTTCCTATGCAATCAAATGAGACCACAACATCTgccattgggggggggggcacacgcagtggggggaggggggaaataggCAGAAGAGTGgtgaagaaaaatatatacataattcTTCAAATCCATTTAAAGGCACAACGCATCGATTCAAAATATAATACAATAATGATTATTGAGTTCTACTTTTACAGACTGCGTTAGCTAGAATTAGAAAGCCTTTATTTGCTTTTGCGTGGGTCTCTaatatacacaaatatttataaagacTACCACAATCATTTCACAGTAAAACAGGAAACCGAACTAGCTGGCAGGGTCACAGACCCACTTTTCTGCACGATGTAAAACATAGTAATAGGATTTACAAATTAGCGTATTGGTGtcataataaatattaatatttgcaTCTCCTTCCTGTCCAAATAAAGCCATAAAATTCTGTTTGTGTCAACCTAGGAGACGCATTACAACAGAATACCCGTAATCTGAATGATTGCAGTGTGCCTCTgtataaaaataattgctttgaatTTTCAGAATCCGAGCTTGCAGAGGAGGCTTGTCATGTTCAAACTACTAATTTGCTGTCGCCACTTTATTGAAAATAGCCTGTAAGTTGTTATTAAATGTATCGACTGAACGACAGAGAGAGTAGTAAAACTGCCCCTTAAGATGGCTTTTAATAGGAAGCTGAGAAACAAATTTTGCAGCAGCATCGATTTGAAGAGTTCAATCAAAACTCCATTTCAAAACTAATTAGTCTGAGATCCACGACACATTGACACGTTCTTGCAGAATCACAGTGGTTACAAAGGGAAAGCTGAACTAATACATTGTCAGGACCTCCAGCCAAAGGGACTAAACTGTCAGGAAACTAAGGGGCCATTATTAGGGCATCTTCTAAATCAGGACCAGTTCCGAGTAGTTACATGATGCATTGAGATTACTTCCAAAGCTTTATGATATGCATTTTTGTTCCTCCTTTGTTACTAGCAATGAAGTTGGCAAGTAGAAAAGGTGCAGGGGAAGCACTGCGAGAGGAGGCAGCAAGGCACTCTTACGTTTCTAGAGCACAGACCCAAAAATCTGGGGTAAGGGGGTGGCACTGCTGGGTGGGGTGGAGGCAGAAAGGCAGAGTCCTGCAGATGAACAGGCAAGTTACTTGTCCGGGAGAATCTGAAGCCGGTGAGCGGCTCTTTCAACCCCCCGGTCCAATTGCACCACCCAAACGAAAGTGTTTTCGGAATAAGGATCTCATTGCACTACTTCTCTTCATTAAGCATTCATTTGTTATACAATTCTCTCTGACTAGAAGTGGTTGTATACCTTGAATGTCTGAATTCTAATAAATGGAGTCAAACTAATCCAGAGGCTTTCCACACATCTTAGGTTTTCCCTAAGCGTGTTCCCAGAACAGGTCTGTTTTGGGAAGTCACTTCAGCTGAATTGtctgctaaaattaaaaaaaaaaaaaaaatcagaacaccTTTCTGCTTCTTTGTATTATTTACCAGGAAAATTaaccttatttttccttctctactGTGATGAATGGTTTTGTTCTGTAATACCATTAACAGGAAAAaggttttatcttttaaaaaaatgttattcctcCTTACCAGTAAAGGAAGTCTTCCACAGTAACTATTCTTTACTGAAAAAGTTGTTTCACATGGTTTCTGAGAGGCTGGAGAGCTAATTATCTAACCAGGGGGACTGTCCAGGACAGTATTTGATTTAAAAGGCTTGAGGCTTTAGGTGCTCAATTAAGTAGCTATCGGTCTCAGACTGGACTTTAATGGGCTCTTTTCTCTTTAACTGCAGCAATGGGTAGAGATACCCCAGGTCAGGCTAATTAAAGCCAGGGGACTCTTTAATTGTGATGACAGAATTGGTTTCAGTTTCCTCTTTGGGTCCTCAGTCCAAGAAGGTCATTAATATTTCAACATTTGGGCAATGCAATCAATCACAAACATCAAGAGGTTCCCTGTATGGACAAGGCAGCTCTTCTACACTTAGCAGCATTTTACTGAGCCACCTTAAATTAACTACTTTGTGGTTCCAACACAGCGTTCCCCACTCCCCCAAACACTCAAATGctcctggggtgggtttttttttgtttcggttttttgttgtttttttttttttttttcccccagaaacttTCACAAGAGTGGGAATGTGAAAGCAATAAGAAATCTTTTCAGCCCAGTTTCCCCTCTTGCTGCTCAAAATTCAGTATCAGCAGAAACCCATCTCTAGCAACTTACACTAATAAAATCAGGTTCCAGTTGTTTCCAAAATCGTGGAGACAGATTTAAGCGCTCTCATTCTTGCACAACACGGCACACAATTGCGGCCACAAATATATATCCGAGCCCTAGCAAAGAGAAATGCACATCCACACCTACTGATCCAGAAGCGATTGGTGTTTCTGTACATTCCGTATATTTAATCTAAATTCCGCACCAGCTATATTAAATGTAACAAAGAAAGGCAACACAGAAATTACGCCTGGAGCCAAGTCCATTAAAGGTACTTCAGAATAACTAGAGACCAAGCACCTTAAAAGCACCAGAAGCTATTGATACTTAAAAGGGGGGCTATGCATAATGGCAAGTGCTGCAttagagaaggggaaggaaaaaaaaaaaaaaaaccagccaaattACGCTTGGTTAATTCAGAGTAACAGATCTGCCCCCAAGTGAATTGGAGGCCTTGAATTAATTCTGTTATGACAAATCAAGATAAACGTTCCCCCTAAATTGCATGcgatttaattaatttttgagatcctggtgttttttttttcctagctaatAGTTCACATGCTCCTGTGCTGTCATTGTGCTTGAGTGGGCAGACTTCAAAGTGATATTAAATAACCAACTATTAGATTTACCTAGCACGTCCTATTGGAAAAGTGCCATTTAATTACCTAGCCTGTTCAATTAAAGGGACAGCATTCCCTGAATATAGCAGCTTGCCGCTGATTACCAGGGAAATGAACTCGCTGCCTGccggccccctcccctccccggcgcACACTGCggctgcgggcgggcgggcgggcgaggcGCCCCGCGGCCGGGTCCGGCGCGGCCCCACGCACAGCCGCGGAAGGGGCCGGTCGGGCTGCGCCCACGCCGCGCGGCGAGGATCGGGCGcccggggaggggaaaggagaggaggggcCGCGGGCGCTGCCCCTTTAAGAGGCGCCCGGGCAgcctgcccccccccttccccaccactcCCTGCTCTCTCTTAGAGGCCAATTTtgttaattaaatgttttgtttgcgACGCGGCTCTCATTCATTTCGGACACGTCATTCCGAGCAGATCTAAGCCAGGGACCAGATCTCATTAGATAAAACCTATCAGAACTAAGAGAAAATGGAGGAGACACTAATTAAAGCTTTTAATTGTGCGGATTCGCTGCCACGCTGCTGCTTTATCTGGCATCTTAAGGTTGGGAGGGCTGCGCTGCGCTCCCCTCCCCGCCAGCGCGCTGCTcgccctggggagggaagggaagggacgggGGTTTTcgcccccctcccttttcccaggaACCTCGTCTTTCAATGAGAGCTCTGCTGTAGCTCTAAGGCTAATTTGTTGTcgggtttgggggggagggagggaaaggggagtgtTGTGttgtttaaacaacaacaaaaaaacacacgcAACCTCAGACGGTTAAAAAAAGCTCATTAATAAACGGCCCCGTGGTCTTGGCCCGGAGGAGTCGAGTCCCTTTCACCTGGCGCCTGCCGGGCTGATCAATCTTCTCTCATTTTGCTAGTCGGGTCTAGCGTGTCCCCGCTAAAGTCTCCCATTAAGAACTGCGCCCGTGGCTCTTGCCTGGGGAAGGGAATGTGCCACCGCAAAAGccccacagaaaattaagagGGGCAAGTGGCGGAGGGGAACCGGAGAGACTTGCTGCCAAACGGGTGGCATCACCTCCACAACCAAATGAGGCCACTTCAAGCAAGGAAAGAGCGAGGGCCTCGCTCATACCAGTGTGACCCAAGCCCGCGAAGTTCACTTCCAGCGGAAAAGCTCCAAGTTAAGTCAGCCCTGGCAGGGCCAGGCCGTCCTACCCCACCTTGAGTGTACAGTGTCCAGTTCAAGTTTCAGCAAGCATCTGTCAGAGTTATTTTTGCAAGTCAAATTACACAGATCTAAAGAGAAGTCAGGCGATAGAACAAGGAGATCAATTCAAACCCCTCATCTGATAAAGCATCCTATTCATAATCGCCTACATTAAAATAAACGAGTATTAATTTTTGGCAACACAAAACCGGAGGACTGTGATAAGCTTGCCTGAACTTGCCTCTGGGATACAGTGGACGCATCTTCTCTTTTTAATTAGTAGTAATCAGACGTGAGGGTTTGTTTGATGGTGTTGGTCGAGTGATGAATCTGTACTATTCGGTGCATCTTAACAGTAGGGTCAATTTTTCCACTTCAAACAAGACTCTTTCCCTAACACCATTCTGCTCTATTTAATTACAATTCTGCTAGGCTTAGGCTTGTTGTTTAGGATGATGACTGAAAAGCACCATCAGAACCCCCTCATGTGCCGATTTTCTAGCATTTCTCTGTAAAAATACCCTCAAAACTTGTGAAGCTAAGGCTCCAAATTCCTCAAAGATACTGAGGGCTGTGTTTCATCTACCTAACTGACCGAAGATGCAGCTCTGTATCAGGACAGAAGCTCCGCTATCAGAGCAACCGAGTCTTAACTCTGACCTTTTAGACTAAGGAGGGCTCCATGCATACGCACACATTCAGCACAGTCCCGGTCTTCTCAAATAAAACTCAGGTTTTACAACATAAGCAAACTTGTAACATTttgtggctgattttttttttttcagaaagaaagaaaaagtggtaCTTTTTGGccactgggaagaagaaaaacccgAGTTAACTCTTGACATTTACTGTAAATGAGAAGCCAGAAGCgtttaaacaaaacacaatttGTTTTAACTAAGCATTTCTGTTATGCCAGGAAGGtatggggcttttttgttgtttttttaattactgaatgtTGAAATAGAACACCTCCTTGAAGCATTCATGTGCATCAGTCTATCAAACCATTTACTCAAATTAAATGTGTAATCCTTCAAAATGCCTCCTTTTAAATTAATGAGTTTAAGTAGCTTGAGTTCACCTGAAAAGATCGTACAGGCACCTGACCTCATGAATTCTATTAATTATATTGGAAACTCGTTGGAAGGGATACTCTGCGTAATCTTACTGTACCCCAACAGATGCAAGATTAATAAGGCTTAGTTCCCCCTACCCAAATCTGTGGCATTTAGAGCGAacgtttcaaaaaaaaaaaaaaaataaacaaaaaagagaagaaataaagggCAAGAGCATATccctcctctcctgtcccctgcaTTTTCTGTACTGGAAGTTAAGAAAAACGTCGGTTCAAAGCTTCTTCCAAAGATGCGAAGACAAACGTTATACCGCTGTTTTGGGCTATAAGTAGAATCGGTGGCTCTCCAACTGACGGTTAATCAGCTCTTTCACAAGGAGAACAGAGAATGAGTCATTCTGTTTCCACTCAAAGGAGTTTAAAGGTGCTTATGTAAATATCATAATTAATCAGATACTAAAGGCAGGCATTTCATTATTTAGCACCTCTGCCACAGCCTTATTTAAGCCCTACGATTTTAACATTTACCGTTCAGATATGCACACTTCTCCTTCAACACTACAACAAAGCAGATTAATTTAGCCTCTCtgattgctgtttatttttagttAGGACTTGTTTTGTGCTGACAAACCACTTTAAAGTTACAGTCGTCgttccgccccccccgcccccccaactcTTCCCTCCACTTGGCAGCCGCAACTGCGCCCTGGGCTAGGCGCTAACATCCGTCTCCGCACCCGCATGTCTCTCCGCTCCTAATGAAGGAGCGATCCTGAGCCAGCCCACCCCTCGGCCCCGCGGGCACCCACTgacagaaagaaaggggggggggaagggaaaaaaagaaaaaaaaaaaaaaaaggcaggaaggaagagggaaagcagcccccgccagcccggccgccgcctcACCTGATGTAGTCGTTTCTGCAGAGGATCATGCCGCTCTTGGTGTAGCAGGAGGTGCCGATGTCCCCCAGCTGGGCCTGGCAGCAGGAGCACTTGAGGCAGCGGCTGTGCCAGTAGCTGTCCATGGCGTAGAGAAGGAAGCGGTCGGCGATCTTCCCCCCGCAGCCGGCGCACCTCTTCCACGAGAGGGAGCCCGCCGTCACCGGGGGCGGCTGCGAGCTGCCGCCGGGGTTCACCATGGCCTGCGCGGAGAGAGGGGCGGGGGCGGCTCAGCGGCGGGACGGCACGGCACGGCGCACCCCGCCCGCCTCACGGGCACCGCCGGGCCGGGGGATGGCACCCGGGGccgcggggcagggccggggccgcGCAGCCGGAGGAGGAACAACGCGGGGtggagggtgtggggggggaaggggcggtggaggggaagggggcagagacagcgcgccccgccgccccccctcccGCTCTGGGGTTGTGCAGCTGCAGCTCACACACAAGTCAGGAACAGTCCCAGGGTTTGttttgcttatgaaaaaaaaaaaaaaaagtgtgtgaagagtgaaaaaaaaaaataaataaaagttgtgAAACTGGTTTTTCAGTCTAGGAGAGACTCCGCAGGCTCGGGGCGGTAACGAGGGGCTCGGGACCGGCCGTCCAGACCTcgggattttttttatattttttttggttttattttggagaCACAAAAACAGCCAGCGAAAACACTCCAGACTGAGGACACTGGCCCGAATAACAGATCATTGAACTTTAGGACGCCTGTTAACTTCCTACACAAACATACTCAACTTTTGTCTCGCTAATCTGCCCTTGATCAGCAGTTTAAATGCTAAAGCTttgttactcaaaaaaaaaaaaaaaaagtttaccgaCCATAGGAAAGCAGCAGAATAATGAAGTGCCCCGCTCCGGCTGGACTTACTCTGGCCGCCTCCAAAACTACTACTAAGGGCATTTTTCACTTTCTAATAAATGCTT
It encodes:
- the LMO4 gene encoding LIM domain transcription factor LMO4, whose protein sequence is MVNPGGSSQPPPVTAGSLSWKRCAGCGGKIADRFLLYAMDSYWHSRCLKCSCCQAQLGDIGTSCYTKSGMILCRNDYIRLFGNSGACSACGQSIPASELVMRAQGNVYHLKCFTCSTCRNRLVPGDRFHYINGSLFCEHDRPTALINGHLNSLQSNPLLPDQKVC